CAACACGAAGCAAGCGGATTCCAGGCCCGCGCAAGGAGCCCGGAGGGCGAGCTCGACACGGCGTAATCCGGCCGTGGCGGCAAGGGCCGCTGGTCAGCCAGGCGCAAAATGAGAGTGGTGCTGGAGCTGCTCCGCGGCACTGGCCGGGAGACAACGAGCAGGAAGTAAGGTGCGACGGCGGCGACTCTGTCGGAGTGGCGCGAGGCCATCGCCGCGGCAGGCGAGGAAGGGCTCAAGATCCGGCAGGAGGATCTGGTCGACAAGCAGGGCCGCCGCGAGAGGCGAGCCATCGCCAATCTGGCGATGGAGAACGAACTGCTGCGGGAGCGCATCCGGTGCACGGAGTGAAGTGCGGCACGACAAGTGGGCCCTCGGCGTTTCTCGTGAAAAGCAGGCGAGATGGCGGCGCTACGTGGGCGCCGCTCGGGTACATGGGCATCGCGCAGGCGCTGCCCGACGCCTACAAGACCACCTATGACTTTCTGGTGAACAACGGAGGTTACGGCCTGCCCTCCACCCGCCTCCTCCCTTACGCCGACTACGGCCTCGTGCTGATCTCAGCGGTAACGGCTGGGCCCGATCTGCAGACGTTGCAGACCGCCTCCTGCGGCGCGAATCGGCTTGGCCTCGTTCCCGGCGGCTTCGTCTTTCTCGATCCCGGCGGCGCGAACGAGGAGTACGTCCGCGTGATGAGCGTCGATCCCGAGAACCAGTCGTTCGAGGCGATCGTGACCAAGGATCATGCCGCAGGCGAGCGCATCAGTCCAACCATCTGGCCGACGCCAGTGCTCAATGAGGGTGACGACCTGGCGTTCGATATCCTGGCCGTCGCCTCGCCGGATCCGGGGAGCGACCTGAGCGTCGTCATCCAGACGTGAAACCGGCGCCCGCAGGCTCAATGCACAAAACCAAGCGTGTTGATCCCTTGCAGCATCAGTCCGATGTTATCGATCTTCACGATTCGTCCGGAAACCACCTTAAAGACTTCCGACACATACATCTTCTGCTGGTTCGGGTGCTTCGGGTAGTGGAGTAAGGTGATGCCCAGGACGATACCGCGCTCCGGGTCGATGACCGGGAATCGCTGTTCCGTGGCAGGTCCCCACGGCCGGTCGCCCTCAAGCGAACTGGCGCAGGTGCGCGGGGAGCCACCTTCGACCGTATTCCGCGTGGTATTGGTGATCCGCTCACCGCTGTGATAGCGGTCGCAGCGCTCATCGAAGTCGGTCGTTACTGCGACATGCGTCGAAAGACTATGAAAGTAGCGCCGTGCAAGCGCCTCCAGGTTCTCCCGCGACATCCGCTGCTCAACCGGCAGCACGGCGCTGAACAGGGGATCGAGGTTCCAAACATACGAGGCCACCACGCGGGCGGACGTGTCGGCGCTGATTTCGATGTCCGTGATCCGCCCTCCAGGCCCAACCCTGAGCCGTGTCGAAATATAGCCGGGTTTGCCATCGACGAGTTCAACCCCCGCGCGGGACGCGACGTTACCGCTGACAGGATCGCTGAAAGTCATGACCGACTTGATGGTCTTCACTCGTTTCCACGCGGTCTCAGTGAGCGCAACAGGTTTCGCGTTCTCCCGAATCTCCGCCTGATCGGCGAGTGGAACCAAACCTGGCGTGTTCGTGGTCACGGCCTGAATGAAGTTGGCCATCAACTCCGAAAGACACGCACTATCGCAGAAAGTCGTCGTCGTGGTTGCCTGCCCTGCGGCGCCCTGCACCGTGGCAGCGCCGAGCAGCAGGACCAAAGCCAGAATTGAAGAACGCAGGGATCGAATCATTGCCGCCTCCACGGGATTGCAGGGCTCGTTAAGAATGACTTTCAGACGCTTCCTCTCAGGGCCTGAGCTACCGAGACGGGAAGGGGTGTTGTCGGCCGGCCGATCAGACGGGAGAGTTGATGGCCGTCGTCGAACAGAGCGCCTTGTGCGGCGGCGACGTCAAAACTGGCGTATGCCCTTGCCATCGGTTCAGGAAAACCGAAGCCGACCAACACTGCGGCGTATTCAGCCTCAGTCAGATTCTTGTAGGGAATGGCCTTGCCAGTTTGTCGGGAGATCTCGGCGGCGAGATCGGTCAGAGTCCAGGCATAGTCACCGGCCAGTTCGTATGTCTTACCATCGTGGTCTCCGCTCGTCAGAACCGTAACCGCCGCTTCGGCATAGTCGGCGCGCGACGCGGACGAAATCCTCGCTTCGCCTGCGCAACCTGGGAACGCTCCGTACGTAATGGCGCTGGGGATGAAGGCTGTGTAGTTCTCCGTGTACCAGCCGTTTCGCAGAATCGTGTACGGAATACCAGAGGCCTTCAAAGCGAGTTCGGTTTCATGATGCTCACCTGCCAAGCTCAGCGCCGACGAATCCGCGCGTAGGAGGCTGGTGTAGACGATTCGTTTCACGCCTGCCATCCTTGCAGCGCTGATCACGTTTCTATGCTGAACCGCACGTCGCCCGATTTCGTTGGAGGAGATCAGCAACAGCGTGTCTACAGTATGCAGGGCTCTTTCAAGCGTTTCGGGTTTGTTGTAGTCGGCCTCAGACACTGTCAGGCCGAGATCGGCAGCCCTGCTCGCCGAACGCGCCAGCGCCACTATCGCTGCCGAATCGACTCTTTCCTTCAGTTTCGCAAGCACCAGCCGGCCGAGCTGTCCTGTCGCGCCGGTGATTCCAATAGTCATCGTCTTCTCCTACCAGTCGTTGGTTTCAATAGTCATTTCATTCGCAACTATAGCAGTTACAGATTCTGTCAAAAAAGCTCAGTCCCCCTTCCGGATCTGAACGGACCGAAGAAGTCCTTGCACCGTCGTGAGCGCCAATTCGGATTCCATCGCCAGTTCCGCTCGGCTGTAGACACTTGCGAGTGCCGCCTGAATGTTCCGGCCGACTGGACATGCCGGGTTTGGAGGTTGGCTGTGCATCGCAAAGGGTGAGCCCTCATTCACAGCGCGGCGCACGTCCAGAAGAGTGATTGCGTCAGGGTCACGTGTGAGTTGCCATCCTCCTCCGCTGCCGGGCTGCGACGAAACGAATCCTCTCTTCCGGAGCAACCCAAGCAGCCGGCGAACGACAACAGGGTTCGTGTTCACGCTTCCAGCAATGAACTCGGAGGTGAGCGCCCGCCCGCGACTAGAGGCCAGCAACGTCAGGATGTGCAGTGCAATGGTGAACCTTGTGCTGACATTCATGCCTTGCTTGTATGTAACCAGCATAGTTACAATTCACTGCGATGTCAATACCTGCGCTCGCGACCCAATTGCCTTCGTTGTCACGATTCACGCCTGTAGAACCGCTTCATCTCTCCGACCCGCGCCGCACGGTCCAAATCCAAGGCTTCTACGGCCGCGCGGCGACGACCACCATGCACGACGCCACCGAGACCGGCTTCCAGATCTCGGGCATCTTCCAGGCGGCCGGGGACTTCGCCAACATTCAGCTCTTCTCGGCCTACGACTACTTCAACCACCTGCGCCTGAAGCCGCTCCCGGTGACGGATCTCTCAGGGCAGACCCTTCAGTACGACCTGCAGATCCTTCCCAATGGCGGGGAGGGCAATGTGCGGCCCGACTGCGTGCGCTACGCCTCGGTCAGGCGGGACAAACTCACCATCACGATCGGCGCACGCGATTTCTGCGAAGTCCCGCTCATGCACCACGCCGCAGTCGTTTCAGGCGACTACACTCCCGGCAGCTTCGGCTTCTCGCTTCACGACCGCGATGCCGCCACGCTCGACGAATTGCTCGTCGGCAAGCCTGCCCCTGCGCTCACCGACAAGGCCTGCGTCTATTTCATGGGTACGCGATGGTCCTGCTCCTCGGCAGAGGCGATTGCCTTCTGCGAACTCGAAAGCGATCTCGCTCATGGCGCCGGCAGCCCGGATGCCCCTTCGACCGAGCAGGCCATCTGGTGGCAAGACGACTGGTGGTTCTGGCACAACTTCTTCATCGACAACACGACCGTCGCGGTCGGTCCCCAGAGCGGATTTTCGGACGCGGCAGAGATCGACCAGTACTTCGCCAACTGGATCAACAACGATCCGAACGTCAACGGACTCGTCGCCTGCTCGGCGTCGGGCAACGTCGTCACCGTGACGCTGAAGCCCGGCGTGACTGGCCCCATCGTCGTCTGATCGAACAGCGGGTCGGCGCCGGCGACGCTCACCCGCTTCGTGCCGGGCGTCTATACCGCGCGCGTGGCGTCATCGGGCGAGATCCGCGAGGGCGACTATGTGGGGCTGGATATTGCAGGCGCCAACGACGAGGTCGTCAAGGTCCTCTCGGTATCGTGCGGGAGCTTCACGGCGCACTTCAGCCATCGACACATGGCCGGCGCTGCATGCCGGGTGCTGCCTCGTGCCCGGCACTTCGGACGGGTGCTGAAGAGCGCAGGGTGGACGCGCCGCGGCCGGATTACGGCATGCAGCCAAGCAGCCTCGCTGTCAAGCAGTTCGCGATTACTCACTCGTCTTCAAAGCCTACACTGCAACTGTCCAGCCCCTCGGGTTCACCTCACACTTGAAGCCACACGGACACAAGCGGTGCCATGGCCGGTGCTTGACTCGTGCGATTCATGAACGGGCCGTCATTCCCCTCCTGTAGTTCGTCCATCTGCCCGCCGGAATCCGCGCTCTCGCGCGTCCGGAAGCCGCGAGGTGCACGGACCGGAAGACACTGGCCTTGCCCCATTGCGAGGACAACTCGAATGGCACCGCAAGTACATCGGCTGCCTCTCCGCTGCGCTCGGTGAGACGATTGCCGGTGCGGCGGGGCAGGTCGCTGAGCCGGGTACCCGATTGGATGTCGCGTGACCCGACGAGGTTTGGGTGCAGGACGCTACAGAAGCGAAAATGTTGCGATCCGGAACGCGGGCACAGTGGCAGTTTCTCGATGCCCATCAGCCAGACGCTAATGAAAACCGGTTGGTGTCGGTGGGTTGTGGGCGGCCGTGACAGGAGGGGCTTGAGAGCGCGAACAGCATCGATGAAAAGCAGGCAAATACAGCCCTCAGACGAGCACCCTCAAGATGGAGGAGAGCGGATTTTACGAACCCCCGTCCGTGGGTGTCTGCTGGGTGTCGGGATTGCGACACCAGGCGGGGCACAACCGCGAAGTCTCGGGAAAAACCAGGAAAAACGGCAACCTGCAGGACAGTCGGAAGGATGCCGGTAATTCGCTGCATCTAAAAGAATTACATCGATCAGTACCAGCCGTCTCCCACCCTCACCGCCACTCTTCCCTGAATTTCTCCAGCTGGATTATGTTGGGCATCCTGGTGCGGTCTGGCCGCCAGTAATAGCCTGATCGACGGCATCCGGTTCTGGCCATCCAGACCAGTCCTCGCGGCTTTCTGCTCGATCACCTCCGTCTTGACAAGGGCCTGCTGCCGCGTTGCGGAACGCCCGGGGCAGGGACGGGCGCCCTGGCACGGATTGAGCCCGGGGCAGTGCAAGGACCGTGGCAGAAGAGCAGGTTTGCCAGCACGCCCCAAAAGAAGCACCGCATGGCGCGACAGGACATTCTCTGCGGCTGTCCGGACATCGCCTGGCTGCGGAAGCCATGATGCGGGCCGAAATCGGCGGTGCGAAGCGGCCCGCCTGCGCCAACCAGCGGCACGGAAGCGGAAGGGCCGCACGGTCCGGCCTTCGACGGTGAACTTCGATCCTTCCCTTCTCAGGCGCCCGTCTGCATATAGCGGAAGTGGCGACAGGGCTCAAGGCAGCATCGTGTCAGGTGAGGTCGAGCCATTCGATGCCCGCTTTCGAGAGGGCGTAGCCGACTTCCTTGCGCCAGTCGCCGTAACAGGTCATCCAGTGGAAGCCACGCATGGCCGAGGCGAGCCTGTATGAATCGCAGCGGAAGCCGACGTCGATCTGTGCGCGGCAGATCGGCAGGAAGGGATTGGCGACGATTTCGCCCTCGAATCCGACCCAGCGTTTGAAGCTGAAATCGGGAATGATATTGGTGACTTTCTGGCCGATGCGCATGTCGACTTTCGGCGCAGCGCCATAGTCGCTTTCGAAATGCGTGACCATGCGGACGGGCTCCGGATTCCTGCCGTCCATCTTCCGCGGGGCCGTGCAATGAGCGAGCGTGACAAGGCCGTGGTGCGGCGTGGTGGGATCGTTCAGGAAGACGGGCAGCCCGGAAATCGCCTGAAGCAAAATTCCGGAGGGAATGACAACAAAATCGGACTCGCAAAATGCAAGATATCCTTCGTCATTGAGCAGGCTGAGCGGCAGGCAGGCGGTGGTCTCGCCGATGGGCATGATGGTGGACATGCAATGGTTGATCGTGATGGCGGTTGCGCCGGCTTCGCGCATCATGCCGCGGAGGACGTGGGTGAGGAGAAACGCGTTGTCGACGTACTCGCGGCGCGTTTCGAGCTTGACGCCTTTTCTGCCGAGATAGTCTCCGGCCTCGAGCGCCGCCTGTTTGACGAGCCTGTCGTCTTTTCGCGCGGCCTGCAGACGGCGGCCGAGTTCGTCATAGGAGACATCGACGAGATCGAGGCCGAAGCGCTCGCGCGCGAGTTGCGGCGCCCTGCGGCCTCCGGCGCCCCAGCCGGAGGCGCCGCCAAGGCACAGAACCCGGCGGCCCTGCGTATGCTTCAGGCCGCCCAGCGCGCGGAGGCGCCAGGCGACGTCAGCCGTTTCATCGACCACCACGTCCATCGCATCCGCCCCGGGCTGACCCCAGTCGTCGTCGGTCTTGCGGAGGAATCGCGGGTGGACGATCTCGTACCACTCGTAGACAGGCCCCGAGCGGTGACGGACAAAGATGACCGTGGGCGTCTCGGGCTTCGCGACGCTCTCCAGCAGCCGCACGCTGCCAGAAGCCGGATACATCAGCAGCGTGTCGTATTCGCCGGCGGCCACGGTCTTGCCTTCCTCCACGGAGCGGATTTCGCGCAGCGGAAGGAACTCGATTGGGTACGCGGCCGCGCGGGCGATGGACTCGAGCCCGCGGGCGATGCGTGCCCGCTCCTCGGCGACTTCTCTTTCTGTAAACAGGCCGCCCCAGGGCCGCCAGCTTGTCTGCGGGCGGGGCTGGAAAATCTGGTAGATGAGCACAGGCTGGACGCGCAGCGTGCGGCGCGCGCCCGGCTCGAGAGGGTGGCCGCCGGAAGGCGCTGCCACAAGGGGAAGGGCGGCGCCGGTTTTCAGCAGCGTGCGCCGGCTCATGGCGGACATGCAGCAGGGCATGAGGGCCTCCTGTCGGGAAAAGTTCGCCCTACTCTTATTTCAGATTCCCGAGTCTGATTCAAGCCCCGGCGCCGTTCAGCCGCCGATCGTGCGTTCGAGTTCCGCCACCGCGAGACGCAGGCCCGCGCGGGCCTCTTCCGCCAGGGCCTCGGCTTCCGCGGCGGCCGCCTGAGCTTCAGCGAGTTTCACAGGCGGGGCGACGCCGGTTTCGACGGCATCCGAAGTAATGCGGAGAGCTTCGCGGCGGGCTTCGAGGGCGCGCTCGGCGACGCGGACCAGATCCTGGAAGCGCTCGACCTTGCGGCGGGCCTTCTCGACGTCGATCTGTACGCGATGGCGGACGCGCAGGAGATTCTGTTCAGCCTGCTCCAGCTGCGCGCGGCGCTCGCCGACGAGAGCGCGCTTCTTGCCGCCGTCGAACAGATCCCACGACAGGCGCGCGCCGACGGCGGCATTGGAAGAGGGCAGGAAGGGCACGCCGCGCTGCTGCGCGTGCGTGGCGAACAGCGCGATGTCCGGGATGAACTCGGCCTGCGCGGCGCGGACGGCGCGGCGGGCCTTTTCGACTGCGGCTTCGGCGGCTTTCACTTCGGGGCTGCGCTCGAGGGCGCGTTGCCCCAGCGCCTCGGCCGGCTCGACCGGCGGCGCAGCCCAGAGAGAGGGGACGAGCTCGAGTTCTGCGTCCGGATCCAGGCCGATCAGGTCGGCGAGTTCCGCCAGCACGTCGGCGCGCTGGTTTTCGAGCTGAAGCAGAGTGTTTTTCGCTTCCAGCAGGCGGGCGTCGGCCTCGAGAAGTTTGACGTCGAGTGCGGCGCCGGACTCGACGGCGTTGGCGGCGTCGGCGCGGGCGGCTTCAGCGGCCTCGACTTTCCGGCGCGCGGCAGCGATGCGCTTTTCGAGCAGGAGGGCACCGAGATAGGCTTCCTGAACTTTCAGGGCGATTTCGTTTTCGGCGCGGCGGGTTTCCGCTTCCGCGATGCGGATGTCCTGCTCGGCGGCGCGCGTGCCGGCGCGGATGCGGATGAGAGGCGTGAGAGGTTGGGCGGCCGTCGTCATGGAAAGGCCGAACGTGTTGGCGCCCTGCAGCAGGCGCAGGTCGTCCGATGGGACTGGGCTGAGCTGCGGCAGCACGCCGAGAAAGCCCCGCGGGATGGCGACGTTCTGCAACTGGCTGTTGTAGAGGAGGCTCGATTCATTGGAAAGGCGCGGGAAGGCGTTGGCGCGGATGGCGTCGCGTTTGCGGGCCGATTCGCGCTCCTTCAGACGCTGGATTTTCAGGATCGGGTTCTGCTGGCGGGCCATGGCGAGGGCCTCGTCGAGCGTGATGCGGCGCGGTTCGGCGCGGAGACCCGGCTGGAACAAAAGTAGCAGCAGGACGGGCGCCAGGGTGGCCGGGCGCCAGCGGGCGGCGCGGCGCTTGGCCACGACGTAAAGCACAGGCACGACGACGAGCGTGAAGAACATGGAGCAGATGAGCCCGACGGCGATGGCGCTGGCCAGCGGGGACCACAGGCTGGACCCGCTGAGGATCATGGGCAGCACGCCCACGGCCGCCGCAGCAGTGGTCAGGAAAATCGGCCGCAGGCGGCGTTCGCCGGCCTCAAGAGCGGCCGTTTCCAGCGGAGCGCCCGCGCGCTGTCGTTCATGGATGTAATCGACGAGGATGATCGCGTTGCGCACAACCACGCCGGAAAGGCTGATGACGCCCATAAACGCCGTAAAGCTGAACGGATTTCCCGTCAGAATCAGCCCGAAGACCGCCCCTGGCAGGGCCAGTGGAATGGACATCATCACGACCAGCGTGTCGACGGGCGAGCGGAACTGGAAGAGCAGGATCAGGAAAATCAGCAGAATGCTCAGGGCCAGCACGACGTGCATTTCTCCGAATGTTTCTTTCTGCCCCTCGATTTCTCCGCCATATTCGATGCGGTATCCGGGCGGAAGCGGGATGGCGGCGAGCTGTTGCTGCGCCGATTTCAGGATTTGCGAGGGCAGGTGCGCCTCGTCGGGGATGGCCATGACGGTGAGCGTGCGCAGGCCGTTGCGGCGGACGATGCGGCTGGGGCGCCACTCGGGCTCGACGCTGGCGACGCTGCGAAGGGGAACGCGCGCGCCCGTCAGCGCGCTGACGACGTAAGCGTCTCCGACATCGTCGAAGGTG
This DNA window, taken from Bryobacteraceae bacterium, encodes the following:
- a CDS encoding NAD(P)-dependent oxidoreductase, producing the protein MTIGITGATGQLGRLVLAKLKERVDSAAIVALARSASRAADLGLTVSEADYNKPETLERALHTVDTLLLISSNEIGRRAVQHRNVISAARMAGVKRIVYTSLLRADSSALSLAGEHHETELALKASGIPYTILRNGWYTENYTAFIPSAITYGAFPGCAGEARISSASRADYAEAAVTVLTSGDHDGKTYELAGDYAWTLTDLAAEISRQTGKAIPYKNLTEAEYAAVLVGFGFPEPMARAYASFDVAAAQGALFDDGHQLSRLIGRPTTPLPVSVAQALRGSV